One genomic window of Myxococcales bacterium includes the following:
- a CDS encoding alpha amylase C-terminal domain-containing protein: MVSPPRRVVGRGAGLCAALVAALGAAGLGALTACGAGGALPPDGASTEVPEPARVTAPPSPATSSADAEVPRPLPANRGPGVHLTAGGALFRVWAPGATAAWVEGDFATARAPLRAEDGGFFAAEVAGVRVGARYRFVLAGSAGELARLDPYCRQRTEEKTTCLVTDPRAFAWRDRGFQRPKRQQQVVYELHVGSFAKDEARGHGTFATARARLAELAELGVNVVELMPVFDFGGGPGGWGYNPHLHFAPRASLGTAEELRALVDEAHARGIAVWLDAVVNHHDGWSGAPLRCFDGACPDGSAGVYYFGPGPYARTPWGPRPDFAAPTVRAMFLDATQMWLDEFHGDGFRWDSTSNVRAVDGQGSTPGGRELLVAQNELARARGATSTAEDLKGYAELTRPVARGGYGFDAQWDGFGYDVARVLEAPRDDDRDLGVLVRALTGSYEGDPFARVLFTETHDTVGNGGARLPSRVDRANPEGHTARRRSMLGAALLFTTPGVPMLFMGQEGLATGGFADTPAPLAPPTATGLLVRAFYKDLIGLRRDLGGTSSALAEPGVEILHRNDVDKVLVFRRHGASGTDVIVALNLRDRAYARYDAGVPAGGAYRVRLTSERRAYGADRDASTAPIEALAQPYDGRPFTLPLALGPYGVMVLSR, from the coding sequence ATGGTGAGCCCTCCCCGTCGTGTCGTCGGTCGAGGCGCGGGCCTCTGCGCCGCGCTGGTCGCCGCCCTCGGAGCCGCCGGCCTCGGCGCGCTGACCGCGTGCGGAGCGGGCGGCGCCCTCCCGCCCGACGGGGCCTCGACCGAGGTGCCCGAGCCCGCCCGCGTGACCGCGCCGCCCTCGCCGGCCACGAGCAGCGCCGACGCGGAGGTCCCACGGCCGCTCCCCGCGAACCGCGGGCCGGGCGTGCACCTCACGGCCGGCGGTGCGCTGTTCCGGGTGTGGGCTCCCGGCGCCACGGCGGCCTGGGTCGAGGGCGACTTCGCGACCGCGCGGGCGCCACTCCGCGCGGAGGACGGGGGCTTCTTCGCGGCTGAGGTGGCCGGCGTGCGGGTCGGCGCGCGCTACCGCTTCGTCCTCGCCGGCTCTGCGGGTGAGCTCGCCCGGCTCGACCCCTATTGTCGGCAGCGCACCGAAGAGAAGACCACCTGCCTCGTGACCGATCCGCGCGCGTTCGCCTGGCGCGATCGAGGCTTCCAGCGCCCCAAGCGGCAGCAGCAGGTCGTCTACGAGCTCCACGTGGGGAGCTTCGCGAAGGACGAGGCGAGGGGCCACGGGACCTTCGCGACGGCCCGCGCGAGGCTCGCCGAGCTGGCCGAGCTGGGCGTGAACGTCGTGGAGCTCATGCCCGTCTTCGACTTCGGCGGTGGCCCAGGCGGCTGGGGCTACAACCCACACCTGCACTTCGCGCCGCGCGCCTCCTTGGGCACCGCCGAGGAGCTCCGCGCGCTCGTCGACGAGGCCCACGCGCGTGGCATCGCGGTGTGGCTCGACGCCGTCGTCAACCACCACGACGGGTGGTCGGGCGCGCCGCTCCGCTGCTTCGACGGCGCCTGCCCCGACGGCTCCGCGGGAGTCTACTATTTCGGGCCGGGCCCCTACGCGCGCACGCCCTGGGGCCCGCGCCCGGATTTCGCAGCGCCGACCGTGCGAGCGATGTTCCTCGACGCGACCCAGATGTGGCTCGACGAGTTTCACGGGGACGGCTTCCGCTGGGACTCGACCTCCAACGTACGCGCGGTGGACGGGCAGGGGAGCACCCCCGGCGGGCGCGAGCTGCTCGTGGCGCAGAACGAGCTGGCGCGCGCGCGCGGCGCCACGAGCACCGCGGAGGACCTGAAGGGCTACGCGGAGCTGACCCGGCCCGTGGCGCGGGGTGGCTACGGCTTCGACGCGCAGTGGGACGGCTTCGGCTACGACGTGGCGCGGGTGCTCGAAGCGCCGCGCGACGACGACCGCGACCTCGGCGTCCTCGTCCGCGCGCTCACCGGCTCCTACGAGGGCGATCCGTTCGCGCGAGTGCTCTTCACGGAGACGCACGACACCGTCGGCAACGGCGGGGCGCGGCTACCGAGCCGCGTGGATCGCGCGAACCCGGAGGGGCACACCGCGCGGCGTCGGTCGATGCTCGGCGCAGCCCTGCTGTTCACCACGCCGGGCGTCCCGATGCTCTTCATGGGGCAAGAGGGCCTCGCGACCGGAGGCTTCGCCGACACCCCCGCGCCGCTCGCGCCGCCGACCGCGACGGGGCTGCTCGTGCGTGCATTCTACAAGGACCTGATCGGGCTGCGCCGCGACCTCGGCGGGACCTCGAGCGCCCTCGCCGAGCCGGGCGTGGAGATCCTCCATCGCAACGACGTCGACAAGGTGCTCGTGTTCCGCCGGCACGGGGCGTCGGGGACGGACGTGATCGTGGCCCTGAACCTGAGGGACCGCGCCTACGCGCGCTACGACGCGGGCGTCCCGGCCGGCGGCGCGTACCGCGTCCGCCTCACGAGCGAGCGGCGCGCGTATGGTGCTGACCGCGACGCGTCCACCGCGCCCATCGAGGCGCTCGCGCAGCCCTACGACGGCCGCCCCTTCACGTTGCCGCTCGCGCTCGGGCCGTACGGCGTCATGGTGCTCTCCCGATGA
- a CDS encoding aldo/keto reductase, protein MRRALGGTGLTVSALGLGCGPLGAPGVDDAAAARLVHAALDHGIDVFDTAPSYGASEERLARALAGRRGAATLVTKGGYGVPGVPDWTPECIERGVERALRVLCTDVLDVFLLHSCDADRLRRGDLLAPLARAREAGKVRAVGYSGDGEALDVALGTEVFDVVECSVSLVDRAALRQLARLTGAPAGVLGKRALANAAWARLGGPNGADEPRADVEEYARRVEALFAPSDPPLGLPMDELFLRFAAHAPRVSCALVGTSRVEGVRRAAELVARGPLPREALAVLEQRHLDRGAGFAGLV, encoded by the coding sequence ATGAGGCGCGCGCTCGGCGGCACGGGCCTCACGGTGTCGGCGCTTGGCCTCGGGTGCGGCCCGCTCGGCGCCCCGGGCGTGGACGACGCGGCGGCCGCGCGGCTGGTCCACGCGGCGCTCGACCACGGGATCGACGTGTTCGACACGGCCCCGAGCTACGGGGCCTCCGAGGAGCGGCTCGCGCGGGCCCTCGCGGGGCGCCGGGGCGCGGCCACCCTGGTCACGAAGGGGGGGTACGGCGTGCCTGGCGTCCCGGACTGGACGCCCGAGTGCATCGAGCGCGGCGTCGAGCGCGCACTGCGTGTATTATGCACAGACGTGTTGGATGTCTTCCTGCTGCACTCGTGCGACGCCGATCGCCTGCGCCGCGGCGATCTCCTGGCGCCGCTCGCGCGCGCCCGGGAGGCGGGCAAGGTGCGCGCCGTGGGCTACTCCGGGGACGGCGAGGCCCTCGACGTGGCGCTCGGGACCGAGGTGTTCGACGTCGTCGAGTGCTCCGTGAGCCTCGTCGACCGCGCCGCGCTCCGACAGCTCGCGCGGCTCACGGGGGCGCCGGCGGGGGTGCTCGGGAAGCGGGCGCTGGCGAACGCCGCGTGGGCCCGGCTCGGCGGCCCGAACGGCGCCGATGAGCCGCGGGCCGACGTCGAGGAGTACGCGCGGCGCGTCGAGGCGCTCTTCGCCCCGAGCGATCCGCCGCTCGGGCTCCCGATGGACGAGCTCTTCCTGCGCTTCGCGGCGCACGCGCCCAGGGTCTCGTGCGCCCTCGTGGGCACCTCCCGTGTGGAGGGCGTGCGCCGCGCGGCGGAGCTCGTGGCGCGCGGCCCCCTGCCCCGCGAGGCGCTCGCGGTCCTCGAACAACGTCACCTCGACCGCGGCGCCGGGTTCGCTGGCCTCGTCTAG
- a CDS encoding LysR family transcriptional regulator encodes MLPSLESLRCFEAAARTLRFREAARAVALTPTAFGQRIQKLEEDLGVALFARTTRRVQLTREGLALLPLARRCLLAAEACADVTSHDSAATSMDLTLGTRHDPPEVFPQHLDASRLEAAARNLISISCMAETVAVALIGAERDAMPDGPLRELLTTIWADEVGHARFGWRALERIVPELARGERERLDRYLRVAFAHLERHELAHLPLGSVRRPGGDALGLCSGAEARELFYATVERAIVPGLERLGLGARAAWEKRREPPYPGPRRVAERAPVGEAGSAELRVRSSPP; translated from the coding sequence ATGCTCCCGTCGCTCGAGTCCCTCCGGTGCTTCGAGGCCGCGGCCCGGACGCTGCGCTTCCGCGAGGCGGCGCGCGCCGTGGCGCTCACCCCCACCGCGTTCGGGCAGCGCATCCAGAAGCTCGAAGAGGATCTCGGCGTCGCGCTCTTCGCCCGCACGACGCGCCGGGTTCAGCTGACCCGCGAGGGCCTCGCCTTGCTCCCGCTCGCGCGTCGGTGCCTGCTCGCCGCCGAGGCGTGCGCCGACGTGACCTCGCACGACTCCGCCGCCACCTCGATGGATCTCACCCTGGGGACACGGCACGACCCGCCCGAGGTCTTCCCGCAGCACCTTGACGCCTCACGGCTCGAGGCGGCGGCGCGAAATCTGATCTCCATCTCGTGCATGGCGGAGACCGTGGCCGTGGCCCTCATCGGGGCCGAGCGGGACGCGATGCCCGACGGGCCGCTCCGCGAGCTCCTCACGACGATCTGGGCCGACGAGGTGGGCCACGCCCGGTTCGGGTGGCGCGCGCTCGAGCGCATCGTCCCCGAGCTCGCGCGGGGCGAACGCGAACGCCTCGATCGCTACCTCCGCGTCGCCTTCGCGCACCTCGAGCGGCACGAGCTCGCTCACCTGCCGCTGGGCTCGGTGCGGCGGCCGGGCGGCGACGCGCTCGGCCTCTGCTCCGGGGCGGAGGCGCGCGAGCTCTTCTATGCGACGGTCGAGCGCGCGATCGTCCCTGGGCTCGAGCGGCTCGGGCTCGGCGCCCGCGCCGCGTGGGAGAAGCGGCGCGAGCCGCCGTACCCAGGGCCGCGCCGCGTGGCCGAGCGTGCGCCTGTCGGAGAAGCTGGGTCTGCAGAGCTTCGCGTGCGATCCTCTCCGCCATGA
- a CDS encoding DUF924 domain-containing protein — protein MTPDDVWTYWFGPLDERGDADAEHTARWFKKDPAFDAELVERFGALHAEIDGGAREAWRDDPRGLVAYVIVLDQFSRNMFRGTSRMFASDPRALGAAKAGVAAGLHLSLPYAAATFLLMPTMHSESLADQEACVALFTALLEASPAELRAGRAQYASFAEKHRVIIQRFGRFPHRNALLGRASTPEELEFLSQPGSSF, from the coding sequence ATGACCCCCGACGACGTGTGGACGTATTGGTTCGGACCCCTCGACGAGCGCGGTGACGCAGACGCCGAGCACACCGCGCGCTGGTTCAAGAAGGACCCCGCGTTCGACGCCGAGCTCGTCGAGCGCTTCGGCGCGCTGCACGCCGAGATCGACGGCGGCGCGCGCGAGGCGTGGCGCGACGATCCCCGAGGGCTCGTCGCGTACGTGATCGTGCTCGACCAGTTCTCTCGGAACATGTTCCGCGGCACGTCCCGCATGTTCGCCTCTGACCCCCGCGCGCTCGGCGCCGCCAAGGCCGGCGTCGCCGCGGGCCTTCACCTTTCGCTGCCCTACGCCGCCGCGACGTTCCTTCTCATGCCGACCATGCACTCGGAGTCGCTCGCCGACCAAGAGGCGTGCGTCGCCCTCTTCACCGCGCTGCTCGAGGCGAGCCCCGCCGAGCTGCGCGCCGGCCGCGCGCAGTACGCATCATTCGCTGAGAAGCACCGCGTGATCATCCAGCGGTTCGGCCGCTTTCCCCACCGCAACGCCCTCCTCGGGCGCGCGTCGACGCCCGAAGAGCTGGAGTTCTTGAGTCAGCCGGGCTCCTCGTTCTGA
- a CDS encoding site-specific DNA-methyltransferase, with the protein MNRLFRADAAHTLSAVPEGSADLVYLDPPFAVDKAFTARPAAAAGQQAKRERARGPVAYGDRWPSLEAYLAWLVPRVELGYRALSARGTLWLHLDHHATHAAHAAVVGALGARAFAGEIIWVPGNGAKARGGLPRAHQTLHVWKKSDAYTWNAKASELREPYAATSLSMHFTRKDEAGRAYRDRTVGGKTYRYYADEGRAVGSVWTDCPAMLANTPLRAEGTGYPTQKPEKLLARIVCGASAQGGLVVDPFVGSGTTLAVASTRGRRFVGGDVGELAIRTTRARLADIGADYTYEDGAVAQNEEPG; encoded by the coding sequence ATGAATCGGCTCTTCCGCGCCGACGCGGCGCACACGCTGAGCGCCGTGCCGGAGGGGTCCGCCGACCTCGTCTACCTCGACCCGCCCTTCGCCGTGGACAAGGCCTTCACGGCGCGCCCCGCGGCGGCGGCAGGTCAGCAGGCCAAGCGCGAACGCGCCCGCGGGCCCGTCGCCTACGGCGACCGCTGGCCGTCACTCGAGGCCTACCTCGCGTGGCTCGTGCCGCGCGTCGAGCTCGGCTACCGCGCCCTCTCCGCTCGCGGCACTCTCTGGCTCCACCTCGACCACCACGCGACCCACGCGGCCCACGCGGCGGTGGTGGGCGCCCTCGGCGCGCGCGCGTTCGCCGGCGAGATCATCTGGGTGCCCGGCAACGGCGCCAAGGCTCGCGGCGGCCTGCCCCGCGCACACCAGACGCTGCACGTGTGGAAGAAGAGCGACGCGTACACCTGGAACGCGAAGGCGAGCGAGCTCCGTGAGCCGTACGCGGCCACGAGCCTCTCAATGCATTTTACACGCAAAGACGAGGCCGGCCGGGCCTACCGCGACCGCACCGTCGGCGGGAAGACGTACCGCTACTACGCCGACGAGGGGCGCGCCGTCGGCAGCGTGTGGACCGACTGCCCGGCGATGCTCGCCAACACGCCGCTGCGCGCGGAGGGGACGGGGTACCCCACGCAGAAGCCGGAGAAGCTCCTCGCGCGCATCGTGTGCGGAGCGAGCGCGCAGGGCGGCCTCGTGGTCGACCCCTTCGTGGGCAGCGGGACGACCCTCGCGGTCGCCTCGACGCGCGGGCGTCGCTTCGTGGGCGGCGACGTCGGCGAGCTCGCGATCCGCACGACCCGCGCGCGCCTCGCGGACATCGGTGCAGACTACACGTACGAGGACGGCGCCGTGGCTCAGAACGAGGAGCCCGGCTGA
- a CDS encoding penicillin-insensitive murein endopeptidase, whose translation MRSARGRHALAVAATAVALASAALGCTPTPTPLAPNQRGSIGLPHKGTLTGGEELPRDAPGIAWLRSNDRHFAVPRLARALARAGKAVAEEHPGAVLCVGDLSAPRGGRISGHASHRTGRDADLLLYLTTLDGAPAPSPGFLPVEADGLAFDPGKKEYFRLDVPRQWALVKALVLDPEANIQWLFVHGNIEALLVAWARARGEPTEVIYRAMKMMLRPRGSGPHDDHVHVRTACLPGELGDGCEPSGPDWPWLHRGAPPPVAPTAELIATLFRDVSEPAARAPSTSVAAP comes from the coding sequence GTGAGATCGGCCCGGGGGCGCCACGCCCTCGCGGTGGCCGCGACGGCCGTCGCCCTCGCGAGCGCCGCGCTCGGGTGCACTCCCACCCCGACGCCCCTCGCCCCGAACCAACGGGGGAGCATCGGCCTGCCGCACAAGGGCACGCTCACCGGCGGCGAGGAGCTCCCTCGCGACGCGCCGGGGATCGCGTGGCTCCGGTCAAACGATCGCCACTTCGCGGTGCCTCGCCTCGCCCGCGCCCTCGCCCGCGCGGGCAAGGCGGTCGCCGAGGAGCACCCCGGCGCGGTCCTGTGCGTCGGAGATCTCTCCGCGCCCCGCGGCGGGCGCATCTCCGGGCACGCCTCGCACCGGACGGGCCGCGACGCGGATCTCTTGCTCTACCTCACCACGCTCGACGGCGCGCCCGCGCCCAGCCCGGGCTTCCTCCCCGTGGAGGCCGACGGTCTCGCCTTCGACCCCGGCAAGAAAGAGTACTTTCGACTCGACGTCCCGCGACAGTGGGCCCTCGTGAAGGCGCTCGTGCTGGACCCCGAGGCGAACATCCAGTGGCTCTTCGTTCATGGCAACATCGAGGCGCTCCTCGTAGCGTGGGCGCGCGCGCGCGGCGAGCCGACCGAGGTCATCTACCGGGCGATGAAGATGATGCTTCGGCCGCGCGGCTCGGGCCCGCACGACGATCACGTGCACGTACGCACGGCCTGCCTCCCCGGCGAGCTCGGCGACGGCTGCGAGCCTTCGGGGCCCGACTGGCCCTGGCTCCACCGCGGCGCCCCGCCCCCCGTGGCGCCGACCGCCGAGCTCATCGCGACTCTCTTCCGAGACGTGAGCGAGCCCGCCGCGCGCGCGCCCTCGACGAGCGTCGCGGCGCCGTGA
- a CDS encoding 1-acyl-sn-glycerol-3-phosphate acyltransferase produces the protein MSPAAGLVHRLAARAFERMTVDEAWERRVREADARGTVVYVQRNVSVVDYFALEHLTRKLGLPPVRFANDRGLSVLDPGRGPMWQKLLPRDEAWYAAELARVLEEGASAALFLKRPPSLLEPATGNAVLHPRGSLAARPSRGRAEGDVYLHTVLAAQRARATPILLVPQVFVWSKHPDSSERGVVDALFGPREWPGTLRTLAQFLLNFRHVTLRAGEPLDVGQFLAQQGPEAPDDVLVRRLTYALLRRLERERRAVVGPSKKPLDRVRAEVARSPKLKRTIVELGGEGLRERRALQARALALVEELESAQDMNAIQVMDAAFDATLAKMYSAIEVDQPGLARLKEASKDGTLILLPSHKSHVDYIILTRIFYHARMPAPVIAAGDNLNFFPLGDVLRRGGAFFIRRSFKGDRLYGAVVDAYIRRLILDGVSLEVFLEGGRSRTGKLLSPKLGLLSMVVEAALGGHRRVYFCPISIGYERVVEERSLVRELTGGEKSKEDVRGLLRALETLVGRYGRLNVQFGEPLTLEGVQDELQHPREATAARPPASPAERARAELALTPARRRALITRLAHRVMNEINRVTAVTPGALVATALLSHGRRGISDADLLALCVRLFELLRRFGARFSPSVSVDGRTVRRAGLAEATELFFRAGHLEVRLPGEPLGKERARAPGPSPDAFYLVRDERRHALDLAKNAVVHFFVDRGLVATALLAQEGPPTTRETLATRVQALSRLFKHEFSFRVDAPFERIFEETLDAMLRDGELRDDARGGVTVGDGAAGDDARLYAGILLEFVEGYRIAARALGALAKGPLPAKDLAKRALAVGDRMFLGGEIQRKEAVSRALFDNAFTAFVEQGYLAREDGKLRLAESFATPGALGAVEGKVLGFLPDARRRARESE, from the coding sequence GTGTCCCCCGCTGCCGGGCTCGTCCATCGGCTCGCCGCGCGCGCGTTCGAGCGCATGACCGTGGACGAGGCCTGGGAGCGCCGCGTGCGCGAGGCCGACGCGCGCGGCACGGTCGTGTACGTGCAGCGCAACGTGTCGGTCGTCGACTACTTCGCGCTCGAGCACCTCACCCGCAAGCTCGGGCTCCCGCCCGTGCGCTTCGCCAACGACCGCGGGCTCAGCGTCCTCGATCCCGGGCGCGGCCCCATGTGGCAGAAGCTCTTGCCGCGTGACGAAGCCTGGTACGCGGCGGAGCTCGCGCGGGTGCTCGAGGAGGGGGCCTCGGCGGCGCTCTTCTTGAAGCGCCCGCCGTCGCTCCTCGAGCCCGCGACCGGGAACGCCGTCCTCCACCCGCGCGGCTCGCTCGCCGCGCGGCCCTCGCGCGGCCGCGCGGAGGGCGACGTGTACCTCCACACCGTGCTCGCGGCGCAGCGCGCGCGCGCGACGCCCATCCTCCTCGTGCCGCAGGTGTTCGTCTGGTCGAAGCACCCCGACTCGTCGGAGCGTGGCGTCGTCGACGCCCTGTTCGGGCCGCGCGAGTGGCCGGGCACGCTGCGGACACTCGCGCAATTTTTACTTAACTTTCGACATGTTACGCTGCGAGCGGGCGAGCCGCTCGACGTCGGGCAGTTCCTCGCGCAGCAGGGCCCGGAGGCGCCCGACGACGTGCTCGTGCGGCGCCTCACGTACGCCCTGCTCCGTCGCCTCGAACGCGAGCGCCGCGCGGTCGTGGGGCCGTCCAAGAAGCCGCTCGATCGGGTGCGCGCGGAGGTCGCGCGCAGCCCGAAGCTGAAGCGCACGATCGTCGAGCTCGGCGGCGAGGGGCTGCGCGAGCGCCGCGCGCTGCAGGCCCGCGCGCTCGCCCTCGTGGAGGAGCTCGAGTCGGCCCAGGACATGAACGCGATCCAGGTCATGGACGCGGCGTTCGACGCGACCCTCGCGAAGATGTACTCGGCGATCGAGGTGGACCAGCCGGGCCTCGCGCGGCTGAAGGAGGCCTCCAAGGACGGCACCCTCATCCTCCTGCCGTCGCACAAGTCGCATGTAGACTACATCATTCTCACGCGCATCTTCTACCACGCTCGCATGCCCGCGCCGGTGATCGCCGCGGGCGACAACCTGAACTTCTTCCCGCTCGGCGACGTGCTCCGGCGCGGCGGGGCGTTCTTCATCCGCCGGAGCTTCAAGGGCGACAGGCTCTACGGAGCCGTGGTCGACGCGTACATCCGGAGGCTCATCCTCGACGGCGTGTCGCTGGAGGTCTTCCTCGAGGGCGGGCGCTCGCGCACGGGCAAGCTGCTCTCGCCGAAGCTCGGGCTCCTGTCGATGGTCGTCGAGGCGGCGCTCGGTGGTCACCGCAGGGTGTACTTCTGCCCGATCTCCATCGGGTACGAGCGCGTGGTCGAGGAGCGCTCTCTCGTGCGCGAGCTCACCGGCGGCGAGAAGAGCAAAGAGGATGTGCGGGGCCTGCTCCGCGCCCTCGAGACGCTGGTCGGCCGGTACGGGAGGCTCAACGTGCAGTTCGGCGAGCCGCTCACCCTCGAGGGCGTGCAGGACGAGCTCCAGCACCCGCGTGAGGCGACCGCCGCTCGCCCCCCGGCCTCCCCCGCCGAGCGCGCACGCGCGGAGCTCGCCCTGACCCCCGCGCGCCGCCGCGCGCTCATCACGCGCCTCGCGCACCGCGTGATGAACGAGATCAACCGCGTGACCGCGGTGACGCCCGGCGCGCTCGTGGCCACGGCGCTGCTCTCCCACGGTCGCCGCGGCATCTCCGACGCCGACCTGCTCGCCCTGTGCGTGCGCCTGTTCGAGCTCCTGCGGCGCTTCGGCGCGCGCTTCTCGCCGAGCGTGTCGGTCGACGGACGCACCGTCCGCCGGGCGGGCCTCGCCGAAGCGACCGAGCTCTTCTTTCGCGCCGGGCACCTCGAGGTCCGGCTCCCGGGGGAGCCGCTCGGCAAGGAGCGCGCGCGCGCGCCCGGCCCCTCCCCCGACGCCTTCTACCTCGTGCGAGACGAGCGACGCCACGCGCTCGACCTGGCGAAGAACGCGGTCGTGCACTTCTTCGTCGACCGCGGGCTCGTGGCCACGGCGCTGCTCGCGCAGGAGGGCCCGCCCACGACCCGCGAGACGCTCGCGACGCGCGTGCAGGCCCTCTCGAGGCTCTTCAAGCACGAGTTCAGCTTCCGCGTCGACGCACCCTTCGAGCGCATCTTCGAGGAGACGCTCGACGCGATGCTCCGCGACGGCGAGCTCCGCGACGACGCGCGCGGCGGCGTCACCGTCGGCGACGGCGCGGCCGGCGATGACGCGCGGCTCTACGCCGGGATTCTGCTCGAGTTCGTGGAGGGCTACCGCATCGCGGCGCGGGCGCTCGGCGCGCTCGCGAAGGGCCCGCTGCCGGCCAAAGACCTCGCGAAGCGGGCGCTCGCGGTGGGCGATCGCATGTTCCTCGGCGGCGAGATCCAGCGAAAGGAAGCCGTGAGCCGCGCGCTCTTCGACAACGCGTTCACGGCCTTCGTGGAGCAAGGCTACCTCGCGCGCGAGGACGGCAAGCTGCGCCTCGCCGAGAGCTTCGCCACGCCGGGCGCCCTCGGCGCCGTGGAGGGGAAGGTGCTCGGCTTCTTGCCGGACGCGCGCCGCCGCGCCAGGGAGAGCGAGTGA